The Faecalibaculum rodentium genome segment TTCCCCGCCCCGGTTTCTCCCGTGATCAGGATCAGGCCCTGTCCCCCGAAGGCCGCAAAGTCAATCACTTCCCGGTTCGCATAGGGGCCAAAGGCCTCCAGTTCCAGTTTCAGCGGTTTCATACAGCCTCCATTTCTTCCAGCAACTCCGCCAGCAACGCCTCCTGCCGTTCGTTCAGATCCTGTCCGTTCTGCGACCGGTAGAATTCCCGGATGTTGTCCGTCGGATCCTCGCTACGGACCGCTGCAGCCACACCCGCGGCTTCCTGGACACGGGCTTCCAGGGCTTCGTAGCCCAGTCCCACCAGGCGCGGCCAGCATTCCTGGAGATGCATCAGCGCCATGGGGTTGGGCTGTTCATCCTGCAGTGCCGCATAGACATAGGCATTCCGGTCACGGGATGCCACAAACACCGGATCCGTGAGCTCGGCCAGCGTACCGGAGAGCTTTTCAAATCCGCGCAGCGGTTCAATGGAAACCGGCTCCACTTTCACCCGCATGCCAGGCAGCGCCGATGGATCCACATCCACCACCAGTGCTCCCTTTTTCTGATTCAGCTCGCTGATGGAAAGACGCTGGAGCGTCCCGGGATACCAGACATTGTCGCCGATGCACTGCGGCGAATGGAGGTGGCCCATCGCCACATAGTCGTAGTCCCTGAAGGTGTCGGCCGCGATTTCATCCAGTCCCCCCACCATGACTGACTCCGACTCGCAGGTCGTGGCGCCAGAGACAAACTGATGGCTGATGAGGACATGGGCCTTGTCCGGATCCAGCGTCTGGCGTGCCAGGACCTGTTCCATCATGTCCTGGAAGGAAGCGGGGCGGGTGCCCAGAACCCCGGCAGTGGAAAAGGGCTTGATGAAGGGCAGGAGGTGGAAGACCACGCCGTCCAGTTCCACCGCGCGGATGGCCCCGTCATACACCGTCTCCAGGTAAATGTCGCGGTCTTCCAGAAAGGAACGGGCGTAGCCCAGCTTCTTTGGTGAATCATGGTTACCTGCGATCATGAGCACCGTCAGCCCGCTGTCCTTCAACCGGTTCATGAAGCGGTCCAGCACAGCCACAGCCTCGGCCCCCGGATCCTGCCGGTCATAAATGTCCCCGGCAATCACCAGGGCATCACACTGCAGGTCCTGCGCCTTTTGAATCACTTTCCTGAGCAGGTCTTCCTGCAGGTCCAGAAACTCCCGCGGATCCTGATGGTAAAAGGACTTGCCGATGTGCAAGTCCGATACGTGCAGAAATCTCATCCCATCACCGCCATATAGACACTGAATCCCAGGAAGGCAACGCCCACCAGCCAGAACAGGGGCGCTTTCCATACACAGCGAAACAGGGCCCGCTTTTCCATGAGCTGGTGCCAGGCCTGCCGTATGGCGGGCACCATGAGAATTGTCACGACCAGTCCCAGAACGGCCAGGACCAGGAGCAGAATGATCAGCAGTGGAAACCAGCCGACAAGCAGTGCCATGGAGTTGTTGATCACGTGCAGCAGGATTGGCACCCAGAGACTGCCGGTCTGTTCATACGCCCAGCAGAAGATCAGGGCCATGAAAAATACCGGGATCCCCTGCGTGAAGTTCATGTGCAGAAAGGAAAATGCCAGACTGCTGATGATGGCCGCAAACACCGGGCTGTACCGCTTTAGACAGTTGTAGGCGAATCCCCGGAAGAACAGTTCTTCGATCACCGGGCCGATCACGCCAATGATGAAAAACATGCCGATCTTGTCCGCCGTGGAGAACACAGCCGGCAGCTGCTGGCTGGAGGTTCCCAGAAGTGCCCAGAGCAGGCTGAAGCCAATGGACCAGAAAAAGGTCATGGGAACCGCCCGGAGAAGAGTCGGCAAGGTCCGGTGTCCCAGAGTGGACAGCCCTGTGAGGGGGGTGCCGGTCAGAACCAGGGCCATGGCCAGTGCGGGCAGGCCGCAAAGCACTGCCGCAGCCATGAACACCGTCGTACTGACGGGCCAGCCAAAGATCAGGGGCAGTGAGGTGAGAAAGCCGGCTGCCACCTGCAGGATGAGGTACGCCCAGAGGGAGATGCCAATGCGCTGAATGCGCTGCGTGCAGTTCAGCGACTGCCTGTTGTCATGATTCATATCGACTCCTTTCGATGGCGAATCGCACGGTTCCAGAGACGGGTGACGATCCAGCAGCAAAGCAGAGAGAGCACGATGCCGCCCAGCAGATCCGTCGGGTAATGCACCCCTAGATAGAGCCGGGAGAGGGCAATACCCACCGCATAGAGAAGGACCAGGGGCCACCAGCGGTTTTTCGCGAAGAGTGTCCCCCAGAACAGGGCAAAGGCTGCGGCGGTGTGGCTCGAGGGAAAGGAAGAGCCACCGGGTATGGGCCCCACCCGCTCCAGACCGGGTATGGTCAGAAAGGGACGGGGTTCCTGAAAGAGCGCCTTGAGAAGCGTGGAGCATACCATGGTCAGGGCCAGTCCAAGCAGGACACGAAGGGCCAGAGACCGGGTTTTGCGAAAGCAGAGGAGCACAGCTGCAAACGCTGTGGCGATCCAGATGGTGTTGGTGAAACACAGCACCAGATCATTGAGTGACGGCTGGCGCAAAGTCTGAAACCAGAGCAGAATCTGCGCGTTCACTGACGGTACCTGAGCTTTCCGTAATACTGCACATCCGAGGCTTCATCCATCGCCAATGGCGGAGTGTGCAGAGCAAATTCCCGCCCGGCCCAGAGAGAAGCAAAGTCCGAAAGGGAAAGCCGGGCTGTCCACCCATCGGTGCTGACAAGCACTGTGCTGCCACGCTGCTTTAAAAGAGATCTGCCAGAGCGCAGGGTATTCCCTGCCTCCAGTTCCTTCATTGCCTGTTCAATATACATAGTGACATCATATCATGGTCCATTTTCTTCCACCCATCCGTCCCGTGCTTTTGTCTGTTTCGTGCAGGAAACAGGCATGAAAAAAGCCCCCTGAGAAATCAGGAGACTTTATGATTCGGAATTCTGTGAAAGACTAGCAGTTGTAGTCGATCAGTTCCTGGAACCAGGCCTGCGGGTGAGCGCATACCGGGCACTTGAGAGGAGCCGTTTCAGACTCGGCAATGTAGCCGCAGTTCAGGCAGATCCATTTAACCTTCTCGGGCTTGGAGAACAGTGTCTTGTTTTCCAGCTGATCCAGCATGGCCTGGTACCGGTTGCGGTGGTGCAGCTCGATGTTGCCGATCATGCGCATCTTTGCAGCGATTTCCTTGAAGCCTTCTTCTTCGGCTGTCTTGGCGAAATCTGCATACATGTCAGCCCACTCGAAGTTTTCGCCTTCCCATGCATCCTTCAGGTTCTGCTCAGTACCGGGAACTTCACCGTCGTGCAGATACTTGAACCACTGCTTTGCGTGTGCTTCTTCGTTTCCGGATGTCTGGTTGAAGATGTTGCGGATTACGATATAGCCGTCCTTCTGGGCCTGTTTCGCATACCACTGATATTTTGTAAATGCCTGGCATTCACCGGCGAACGCTGTCATCAGGTTCTGTTCAGTTTTTGATCCTTTTAATTCCATTGGATGATTACCTCCGTCTGCACCCATTGTAGTCTTTTTCAGCCTAAAGTTTCAACTGGGTCAATCAATCTGCACTGGCCCAGGAAGGGGCTTCGTTTCCCCGCCGCACCAGGATGGCTTTCTGGAACTCCGTCTGATTCAGGAACTCCAGAATACGCAGAATTTCGTGTTCCGTGCACCCGGTGATCAGTTTCACTTCGCAGTCTTTTTTCAGAATATCCGCAGATACCGCAATGGCCTGCACCTTCATGCCGCCCTTTGAACCCTTGAAGACGTCGATGGGTGCCTGGTCAGAACCAGTTGTGTCCGTCAGAAACCCGTAGTCCACCGGATATACCAGGTTGCGGTACTTGAAGTGATGGCTTCCCTTCGGACGGTCGATGGTGCAGCTGCTTGACAGCAGAAGAGTATCCAGTTTCTGCCAGAAGAATATGTTGTTTTCCAGTTGACCTTCCATGATGACCCTCCAAACAATGCCTTTCCATTATATAGCCTGCTATCAGAGATTGAAACATTTTTCATGAAAATCCCTTTTGTTTCAAAGACATTCCGCAAACCAGTGAAACCTAGTGGCCACGGGGTACAAAGTCATGCAGTGAGACTTCCCGCACCCGGTCTGCATAGAGCAGCTGCACAAAAATCACCGCCAGGGGAATCAGTGCCATCCAGATCGTCCGCCCCGAAAAATACCGGCAGAGAAAGGAAGCGAGAATGCCTCCCATGACAAACACAACAAGCATCGCAGAATGCATGGTCATTCGCCGATGGACCAGGACACTGCCGGGATGGCGGAAATATTTCACCAGGGAGATCCCCAGCTGGCGCAGGTGATTGGTGCAGAACGTGGTGGCCATGGGGATGCCCCTGGCCTGGCGGAATGTGTTGTACTGCATGGAACAGATGAGATTGACTGCCACCTGTGAAATCTGGAAGGGGGCAGAATCCGGAATGAAGCCCAAAAGCAGCACTACGAGTATTTCTATTCCTATTAACAGCGTATCCCACCGGAGCATGTAACGGCGACGGATTGGCCCGGGAAGGAGTTCACTGAGCATGGATCCAAGCAGATAGGCGCTCATGGGAATCAGATAGTAGAGGGCACCGAGCCATTCTCCCTGTCCGAGTTTCATGGAAAAGAGGACAAAGTTGGCAGTCTGCGCGTTGCAGAAGACACCGCCACGGCAGGAGTAGGTGTAGGCGCCATAAAATCCTCCCACAAACATGAGCAGGAGGAAAATGTGGCGTTTCTCACATTCCAGGTAGATTTCACGATTGGTTTCTGATGCTTTCATGGGTTCAGTATAGTCCGGCAGGAAGGTGGAGATATGAGGAAAACGGTTTCAGGATTGAAAAGGGAGAGGAACGGGTCCTCTCCGGGAATGCCTATATCTATTGCATTCTGCGCAATTGGAAGAAGACTGTTAGGATGACTCTACGCCTTTCCAGTCCCCTTCATGAAGCGCGACTATTGTTTTTTTGCCTTTTCCAGCTGCTCTTCGAGTATTTTGATGTATTGGTCCTTTGCGGCGAGCTGTCGTTTCTGGTCCGCAAGCTGCCGCTTCTGATCCGCGAGCTGAGTCTGGTATTCCTTTACCTGCCGGCGTTCTTTCTTTCCTAGTGTATAGAAATGGGTGTCATAGTAATCCTGCGTTGCGGTTTCAATCATTCTTGTCATTTTCACACCTTCTGTCTCCATGAATCTGATTGCTTTCTTTCTGTCGGAATCAAACAGCCGGCCAAGCGCCAGAACTGTTTTATCCCTTGAATTTTCCCATTGTTCGTTGAGAAATACAATTCGGCTATCCACCATCCCCTCAAAAGCTTCCATGACATGACGGATATATGTATCCTTTTCTCCTGTGTATTCCAAATGGAAATTCTCCTGTGTATTCCAAATGGAAACTTTTCTTCAAGACACCCAGACTGGAAGAAAACGGCAGGATCCACAGTGACTTAACGAGCTTCTGTCCCCTGTAGTTCTTATCCATGCCAAATCCAAGGCAGGATTGATTTGACGCTTCCAAAGAAAAAGGAGAGGAACGGGTCCTCTCCGATAGTATGTATGGCGATGATGAGAAAGGTGTATGCACCTTCTTAAGAAATGGAACATCACTTTCCAAAGCGATTTAGGATTTCCGCCCATTTCCGGGTTATGAGTTTGACTGCAGGTCCCCGAAAAATATACGGCATAGTTCGGAATCTTCAACCCGTTGTTTTGTCGTACAGTCATGGCGCCGTGAAAGTCTGATTTTTCTGAAACGGATAATTATATTTCCATCATCTAATGCAAGCAAGTACTGGTTCATAGCGGATATTACTGGGTTCCCAAAAAAATAACTTATATTTGTAATAATTTACTATTTTTATTCAACTACCAAAATATTATGTCTTTCACACTATCCACTTTCAATCAATTATTATTTTTTTTGGTCGGTAACGGTGGATTTCCACATTTACAAGCTAGTCGTTTTCGTTTGATCCCAATCGTTCTACGATGTGGCATCCTAATAATTCGACCATTACTTTTAATCAAGAAATTATATTCGGGATGATCAACAATCTTTATCAGTAACTCGTCTGCTTCATTGTCTTCGAGAATTTTCTTTGCTAATCTTGTCAGGAGTACTTTATTATAATTAGGTAATCCTAGTCTTCCCTTTCTAACTCCATGCCCAGGTTGTTGCCTCAATGATTGCTTTCGAACCTTTGATAGCCGGCTATAAGCTCGTAATAAATCAACGTAGTATTCAGATGTCGTTTCGATTATCTTAAATCTTGATTTTTCATTTATATCATGCAAAACACTCACAACCTCTCTACATATTCTCACCTTTATTTTTTTCGGGATATTTTATTAGGTGCATCTTTTTGAATAACAAAGTAATCGGTTTCTTTGGGATCCACTATCATATAATTAAAAGTTGTAGAGTTATACGGGTTTTTAAGCTCATTTTCTATCTTTTTATATTTGACCCAATTCCCTTTTTTGATCGGTTTACACCCCTTTACAATAATGGAGACTTGAGCACAAGGCGTCTTATCATCATAAGGACCCAACCAACCATAAAACAATAAATCCGGCTTTCTTTTTAATACAAAATAAACATTAGTCGCTTTACGTTTATCTATAATAGTTTGGATTATTCCACTAGATGAATAGCCAAAAAAAGATCTTTGTAATCTTGATATCAATTCAGTTTTTTCAAATAGAGTTCCAAGTATAAAACCCGCAAGCCCCGCAAATAGTATATAGAAAGATATTTTCCACATAATCCCCGTAGGGCTAGAGTCACGTATCCCTTCAAATAAACAGATATTCGAAATAATCCAATTACAGATAATTTGAGTTAATACGCTAAATGTAAGAACGTCAATCGTATTGAGCTTTTGGTTTTCTGCTCCATTCCGTATTGATATAAGTTTAAGAAAAAAAGCACCAGGAAGATAAAACGAAAGTAGCGATACGGCTATTTTAAATAAATTTTCAAATGAGAATAATTTCAGTGTCATATCGTAATCTAATGATGGTTTTGACAGGTGAATGATTTTAACCAAATCCCTTCCTTAAATTCAAAAATGGGAGAGTATACTCCCATTTATATATTTAATTAGTTTCTGGCTTTCGACCGTTTATCGGCTCCAAGCAGGATGAACAGAGCTGCACCGCCAATCAGAATCCAGAGTCCAGGCTGGGCATAGACAGATGTCTTTGTCTTCTGAGCCTTTTTCGGATCCCGGGCTGTAGTTGGCTGTGCCGGGGATTTAGGCGCCTTATATTCAATAAGGAACGCTGTATCCATCTTGCCCTTGTCGCTCGAGGCGTCCGACTGTGAGCGATAGGCAGTGATCACACTGCTTAAACCGCCCTTGTCATCATTGACCACCGTAACGCGGACAATCAGCTTTTCATCCAGTCCGGAGTTGTTCTCTCCCTTGTTCAGACCGGCTGACAGCTGGTAATAGTAGTTTCCAGACGCTGAGAAGGAAACAGGTCCAAGACTTGCCTTTCCTGCTCCGTCAATGGAAACTTCAGCTGTTGCGGGTGCCGGAGCACCATCAAGAGGTTCCAGCTTGAAACTGGTCGTAAGGTGGACAGTATCGGCCGGTTTGTCCGAATCTTTCGTAAATTCCGTTGTGACTGGAATTTGTACGTCAACTGTAGGTTCCTGTGCCATTACAGCAGAAGGAGCGAATGCCAGAAGAGAAAGTGCACCGGCAAAGCCGATTCGCATCAGTTTTTTGAGAATGCCTTTCATCAGCTGTCTTTCACCTCCCGTTTGTTTTCAAGTTTGCCAAAGACGATCACTCGCCCATTGGTTTCTGTGTCATAACATGTGGACAATGCGATCACCTGAGAATCAGAAGGAACTGACCGATAGTATAGTGCCTTCTGTTCCAAGTAGGAAATCACACCTGAAGCCGAACCTATATAAGAGGAAGCATTGTAGACCACCGGATCTCCCGCATCTGTCTTCAGTACAGCAAACAGGGAAATATCCCACGTGTTTTTGTCATTGTACAGTGTTCCCGTCTTGTGAGACTCGAAATACTTTTTGTCCAGGAACTTCGTTACATCCCCGTACATACCGCCATTTTCCATATGGTGACCATACGTCAAATTGTAGGCATCCGAGAAGTCACGATTGTTCAGACACGAAAGGAAGACAGATCCGGACAGGGCAAACTCTCCCAGAGCATCCTTGTTCACATACTCCATATCATCCTTGCCCTGCGTGACAGGCTGATCGATATGGGTATCGTCAACAGTTATCCACCCGATCACATCCGGATTGATCTTCATCAGTTCAGCCAGAGAATACACATGACCTTCCGACGGCTTGAACTTCATCATCTCGGAACCGTACCCTGCCTGATTGATCAGCCAGTTATCGTACAGCGAATAGCCACCATACAGCATCATGCAAAGCACGAGCAGCATGGCAACAAACGTAACGAACCGGTCACCAAGACGGGCAATCCTAGCCGCATTAGACATCAGTAATTCTCCACACTGTCAAACGGCAGGATTAGTCTTCTCTCTTGTGACGGAAGAACAGACCAGCGAAGATGCCACCCAGGGCTACCAGTCCGGCATACGGAGCAGCAGTCATCAGGATACCTGTAGGAATTTCTCCAGTTTTATCGTTGGTGACAGTTACAGTTTTGTTATCATTGCCCATAGCTGCAGAAGCGATAGTTGCTGTTGTGGTTCCATTTGCTTCAGTTTTTGTCACATCTCCACCAGTAGAAGTGACATTATAGCCTTTCGTTGATGCAAAAGTTTCCTGGATTGCAGCAGCATCAGCAGCAGAGAGACCGGAAATTGTCATTGTCTGGTTGTCTCCGAGGGTTGCGGTTACTGTAGCTGTCCCATTATCTGCATAGGCAGCTGTAGCTCCCTCAGAAACTACATATTTTTCACCAGCGGTAGAAGGTGTAACAGTAACTGTAAACGGGAAGGTATCATTTTTGTTTGCCTGGTTACCAGTGATGACTTTCTTAACTGTCAAAGTTTTCGTTGTATAAGTCTGTGCGAAAGAGATGTTTTCATCGCTCAGTTTTCTACCATTACCATTGTCTACAGTCAGGTACAGGCCATCATTGGTTTTAAAAACATGAGCATTGTAGCTTGTATCCACTTTTGGGAGACCATCAATATCAGACGACTTCTGGCTGATTGTATAGCAATACTGTCCAACAGGCAGATTTTCAAACAATGATTTATTAATAGTAATAGCTGCAGTCTTTGTAGTTGTCTGTGTATCTGTATCTGCGGGAGTAAAAGTAACATCAGCTACGCTAAGTCCACCCCTAGGACCTGCAGCAATCGTATCTGCCCCATAAAAAGGAGTTTCGCTAGCACCGGGTGTACGGGGATCAGCGTTAAAAGAAATGGTACCAACAGGATCTTTGACGTTCTCTGTCTTCGTCACTGTAACCGTAACATTAGCAGTGTCAGTTGCCGCAAATACAGGAGCAACACCCATTGCACTCAGAGCCATAAATCCGGCAGCTGCAGCTGCGGTCAGTTTTCCATAATGTTTCATAATAGAATATTTCCTTTCTTTATTCTGTTTTTCTATATACTTACAGTCCTGATCTTCTCAGTACTGTCAGTACCTTGCCTATGATCTGGTTTCTTTGAACCGGTCCAAACTGTCTGCTGTCTTTGGCGCCTTCTCTGTAGTCACTCAGAATGAAGTACTCATTCTCTCCCAGCGTGAGCGGATAGGTTACATCCGAGTCATACGCCGGGGTTGAGTAATAGATATTTCCTTCTGATACAACAGATCCGTTGACCATAAGCTGATCGTCTTCTGTGATTTCAACCGTATCTCCGGGTCTTGCGACTATACGTCCAGTTCTTGTTTTCCCCCCACCTTCATAAACAACGACATCGTTGTTCCAAAGTTCGGAAGGATAACGGTATACAAGCTGCAGGTCTCTGGCCCGTAACGTTGGCCGCATATCATCATTGGGTACCGGGATTATCCGGAAAATCACATAGAATAGAAGAATAACAAACAGGATCAGTCCAATCAGACGGACGATGAAGCTTCGGACATCACGTCTGTCCAGGGCTTTTCGTCTCTTCCGTTTAATAGATCGTTCAGGGCTGACGGAAACCTCTTCCTTGCGTTTCTTCATCCTCTTCTCAACCTGGCAATCATTGCATCGCGTTCGTCAATCAGAGCCTGATAGTATGCAGCCTGACTTTCATAAACAGACCGATACACTTGCTGAAGAGCTTCCATCTGCTTGAGGACATCGAGTTCATCGACACCCCCAAAAGTTTTCTTCTTAAATTTCATTCCATCTATAAAAGCGGCAATGTCATCCATATTTTTGGGCGGCATAACTAACCTCCTTTATAGCCACATAACTGAATTACCGATACATTTGTCTACGTCGGAGAATCAAAACATAAGTGATACCTAACCCAATACCCGCGATGATCAGAGCCAGATATGGAATCATGCTTCCTTCATTAATTCCAGTAGGTACAGTGCCCTCTTTAGTATTAATGAACTCGATTTCTGTATCGCTTTTAACTGTGTATCCAGTAAGACTTGATACATTTTGGGTTGTAGTCGATCCTCCTAAAGGAGTTATCTTGATTTGCGTTGTATAACCTTCAACAGCTGTTTCACTCAAGTCAAGGACATCGTCTTCATAAAATTTGAGTTCCCTTTGGTTACCACTTTTCAAAGTGAAGGATTGAAGCTTATCAATATCACCATTTACAGTGAAACCAAAGTCATAGAAACGATCGCCAAAGCTGCCATTTACAGTTTTCTTTACGGTTACCGTATAGAATCTTCTGTACTGAGCATACAGATTATTAGGACCATCTTTGCTGACTGCATAATCTGTAATACCAGGCGCAAAACTTTTGCCACTACCATCTGCCATTGTGTTCCAGCCAGTGAATTCATATCCTTCACGGATCCAATCTTCTGGGAAATCACTGATTGGTTTTTGCTCATTGCCAGAAATGCTCGTGTTTACAGCAATATCCCCCACAGTGAATGAAGAATTACCAGTTCCTGCTACATTCTTGTGATAGGTGAGAGTCGTGGTCCCTGGTTCGGTTACTACCATCTGTACATGAATATCCTTATCGCCTCTCGCCATAGTTCCTGCATCAATGACAAAAGATTCTCCAGGCTTGTAAATATTGCCAACCTGTTGATCATTTTTATCAAGCAGCATCCAACCATGGAAGGATTTGTTATCAGGAACATGACCTGATTCTGGCTTTTTCAGCGATACAGCGCTGCTATCCGCAAACTTCTCTTCAGCAATATTCAGCGAATCCAATTTTTTTGCGTGCTCATGATCGTAGTAAACGACATTGAACGAACCAGTAGCCTTCCATACAGCGGTCAGCTCCGTATCACTTGTAACCTTTCGAACGGGGTCCCAATACTCGGTAGCATTAGTGTTAAGAGTTTCTGTCAGAGCCCAACCTACAAAGGTATAACCCTCTCTTTGCGGTTTTGTGAAATAATCACCTGCAAGTTCATCACCATATTGTGCGCTAAATTCAACAGGTATTTCTTCACTTAGGGATCCACCGTTCAAATTCAGTTTCACATTGAATTTTTTGCGATACCAGCCAGCATAAACTTCTAAGTTAGAAGAGGGCATCGTTTCATATTTTGTAACCTTTTCAATTCCCCAGTCTCGCTGGATGCTGGCAAGAGTACCCGCAGGTAATGTTCCGAAATCTACCAGAGTAGTACATTGTGGGTCTGCGAACCAACCTACAAATGCGTATTGATCAGCGTCTGCGGGATTATTAGGGTATTCAGGAACTTTGAGATCAGATATATGATCTTTTATAGAATTCTCAAACAAGATCTTTTTTGTATCATGGTCTAGGTTTCCGTTTTTGAAGTTCAAGGAATATGAATTACGTTTATATCTAATCCTCAAATCTCCTGATGGTATGTTTATAGTTGCCCCTTCTTCAGTTGCTACCCATGACCGAGAGCTCGGCTGCCAATAGCTATCCACTGTAAAACCGTTAATTACCTCTGAAAAAGTCCAAGAAGAATATCCAGTACTATTCATTGGTTGAGAGAAATCAGCTTCATCCCTGTAAGTTTTTCCATCTATGTTCTGCTTATAAACCTCGACTTTTCTTGATCCTTGGCTAGATTTTGTAAACTCTACAGTTGTACGTCCGTTACCACCAGGATCAATGAAATGGGTAATAAACGGATATCCTGTTCCTTCATTACTCCAGGGACCAGTTGGACAGGTAAACCCATTTTGCTCCAGAGAAGTTCCGTATAAGCCCCTCAGTACTATATCTTCCGATATATACCTTTCATAGAACGAGCCTTGGTACTTTTTCCAACTTCCAAGAATCATTCCTCCCTGCCAGTAATACCAACCGTTGTTGCGATAGGTTAGTTTCTCATACGTTCCATCTACTAACCCATATATTTCGCCACTAGAACTTGGAGCAGCTATCTGTCGAAACAGATACCCACCGTTGAAAATGTACGTAATGATTTCCCGATCATAATACACATTCACAACAGTAGATCCATCACCATTAACTACTTTCTCTTCATCTTTATGAGAATAGATGGTATTCCCCTTTGAGTCTTTTAATGGGCGTTTATTTTGAATTCTATTATCATCAATACTAACTTTGGATCCGGTTACGGCTTTTAGTACTTCTGAGTCTGCATATTCATAATTCTTTGGATCAGTCTCCACCTTGTCAGTAATAGCCTGAAGCCAGTAAATAACTGTATAGTTTGTCTCTGCAGGTTCCCATTTTGCATAAACAGTTGCGGAAGCAGTCAAAGTCTTCTCAAAATCGAAAATCTTTGTGCAGGCTTCGTCTCCATACCAGCCACCAAATGTATAGCCGGTTCGATGTGGTTCTTCAGGTACTGTTGGTCGTTCATCAGGTTTGACCGTCTGTGGTTTTACATAAGATCCTTCACCAGTACTGAATGTAAGGGTGTAAGCCTGAGCAAATACAGGATAGAAATTTGTTTCTATACCAGTATAATTGCCATCCTGATCCAGCTTTATAGGAGTCCCACTCTTTTCTATGGACCATCCCACGAATACTTCATTCTTCTCTGCAGGAGTAGCTTTGATTGCAGCAGCAGCAATTTTACCGTCTACATATCGAACATGTGCGAGAACTACTGTCCCATCCATATCATCATAGAAAACGCCATATTTTGCCTGAACGTACTTGGCAATAATAGGTTTGCTGATCCTAGTAGTCGTTTCAACTGCAGTTTCGAAATCCACTTTTTGTCCTGTCAGTACGGGTTTTCCGCTTTCATCATATTCACCGTAATACCAGTCTTCGAAAACATAGTCCCCAAAACCTGCATAAGGTTTTCCGGGATACTCGATCCTGCTACCGTTGGCTACAAACTGCGTATCTACGCTGTTATTAGCTTTATCAGTATACGAATACCTCTCATATTCGGCATTGCCATTCTGATCGATGCTTTTCGGAGCATAGAAGGTAAATTCAATGACCGGTTCCTTTTCCCCT includes the following:
- the lepB gene encoding signal peptidase I codes for the protein MKKRKEEVSVSPERSIKRKRRKALDRRDVRSFIVRLIGLILFVILLFYVIFRIIPVPNDDMRPTLRARDLQLVYRYPSELWNNDVVVYEGGGKTRTGRIVARPGDTVEITEDDQLMVNGSVVSEGNIYYSTPAYDSDVTYPLTLGENEYFILSDYREGAKDSRQFGPVQRNQIIGKVLTVLRRSGL
- a CDS encoding InlB B-repeat-containing protein, whose amino-acid sequence is MIRKKHITLCFSLFLALSMVLGQLIPVTATDEVPTEEVIPEETGTPEPPAKPDPEPAAEEESGTVPTGDEGTVTVPPEPAQDGQGEEPTTPSEEPTEDNASYPEKIVKTRIGNAEIMATYDSQSGLPEEAAFRVEEVTGEAAEVYKEWANNTLTGDVTFAQFFDIWFEFNGEKVQPEPDTVKINIQYPEKLEKSEDESVSVVHFPDDAAIEVLDDATIDQTSTEVKQVELSATSFSVYGIVGEKEPVIEFTFYAPKSIDQNGNAEYERYSYTDKANNSVDTQFVANGSRIEYPGKPYAGFGDYVFEDWYYGEYDESGKPVLTGQKVDFETAVETTTRISKPIIAKYVQAKYGVFYDDMDGTVVLAHVRYVDGKIAAAAIKATPAEKNEVFVGWSIEKSGTPIKLDQDGNYTGIETNFYPVFAQAYTLTFSTGEGSYVKPQTVKPDERPTVPEEPHRTGYTFGGWYGDEACTKIFDFEKTLTASATVYAKWEPAETNYTVIYWLQAITDKVETDPKNYEYADSEVLKAVTGSKVSIDDNRIQNKRPLKDSKGNTIYSHKDEEKVVNGDGSTVVNVYYDREIITYIFNGGYLFRQIAAPSSSGEIYGLVDGTYEKLTYRNNGWYYWQGGMILGSWKKYQGSFYERYISEDIVLRGLYGTSLEQNGFTCPTGPWSNEGTGYPFITHFIDPGGNGRTTVEFTKSSQGSRKVEVYKQNIDGKTYRDEADFSQPMNSTGYSSWTFSEVINGFTVDSYWQPSSRSWVATEEGATINIPSGDLRIRYKRNSYSLNFKNGNLDHDTKKILFENSIKDHISDLKVPEYPNNPADADQYAFVGWFADPQCTTLVDFGTLPAGTLASIQRDWGIEKVTKYETMPSSNLEVYAGWYRKKFNVKLNLNGGSLSEEIPVEFSAQYGDELAGDYFTKPQREGYTFVGWALTETLNTNATEYWDPVRKVTSDTELTAVWKATGSFNVVYYDHEHAKKLDSLNIAEEKFADSSAVSLKKPESGHVPDNKSFHGWMLLDKNDQQVGNIYKPGESFVIDAGTMARGDKDIHVQMVVTEPGTTTLTYHKNVAGTGNSSFTVGDIAVNTSISGNEQKPISDFPEDWIREGYEFTGWNTMADGSGKSFAPGITDYAVSKDGPNNLYAQYRRFYTVTVKKTVNGSFGDRFYDFGFTVNGDIDKLQSFTLKSGNQRELKFYEDDVLDLSETAVEGYTTQIKITPLGGSTTTQNVSSLTGYTVKSDTEIEFINTKEGTVPTGINEGSMIPYLALIIAGIGLGITYVLILRRRQMYR